Proteins encoded by one window of Nocardia goodfellowii:
- a CDS encoding aminotransferase class I/II-fold pyridoxal phosphate-dependent enzyme: protein MALDKFRDRIDFAGMTLLVRDLEELGRSPIFRIVQSASTTHVRMDGRSRLMMSSNNYLGLANHPKVLEAAHAAIDRFGAASTGSRVANGSYEVHAELEAELAEWHGAEAAMVVTTGYQANVGVVSAMAEAGDSVLLDWSAHASIHDGAKMSAATVRRFAHNDPEDLRAMLSQTGESPTLVVVDSVYSMAGDIAPLDEIAALCTEFGAALMVDEAHGVGVLGERRTGAVELYGVTDQVDIRMGTLSKGIGSIGAYIAGSRDLIDYLRTHARGYQFTTSGSPSAIAAALAATRVIRSAEGAELAQRLLVNSRLLRDLLLHRGIPAGGMTRTPWGSELVGPIVPVPVSDEPALIEQWNQLYHRGIFCGISVFPGVRMGSPMLRLCVQAQHTAADLEYVADAVAETYCAALEPTRA, encoded by the coding sequence ATGGCGTTGGACAAGTTTCGCGACCGGATCGATTTTGCCGGTATGACACTGCTGGTGCGTGACCTGGAGGAGCTCGGCAGGTCGCCGATCTTCCGAATCGTCCAGTCTGCCAGCACAACTCACGTTCGGATGGACGGCCGGAGCCGGCTCATGATGAGCTCCAACAATTACCTGGGACTAGCCAACCATCCCAAGGTTCTCGAAGCCGCCCATGCCGCCATCGACCGGTTCGGCGCGGCGAGCACGGGCAGCCGGGTGGCCAACGGAAGCTACGAGGTGCACGCCGAATTGGAAGCCGAGCTGGCCGAGTGGCATGGCGCCGAGGCCGCGATGGTGGTGACGACGGGATACCAGGCGAATGTCGGTGTAGTCAGTGCGATGGCCGAGGCTGGAGACAGTGTGCTGCTGGACTGGTCCGCGCACGCATCGATCCATGACGGGGCCAAAATGTCGGCGGCCACCGTGCGGCGCTTCGCCCACAATGATCCGGAGGATCTGCGGGCGATGCTGTCGCAGACCGGGGAGTCGCCGACGCTGGTGGTCGTGGACAGCGTGTACTCGATGGCGGGCGACATCGCGCCATTGGACGAAATCGCCGCTCTCTGTACGGAATTCGGTGCCGCGCTGATGGTCGACGAGGCACACGGCGTAGGAGTGCTGGGTGAGCGGCGCACCGGCGCGGTGGAGTTGTACGGGGTCACCGATCAGGTGGACATCCGGATGGGCACCTTGTCGAAGGGGATCGGATCGATCGGCGCGTATATCGCCGGATCACGTGACCTCATCGACTACCTGCGCACGCACGCCCGCGGGTACCAGTTCACCACCTCGGGTTCGCCCTCGGCCATCGCCGCCGCGCTCGCCGCGACGCGCGTAATCCGCTCGGCGGAGGGCGCCGAGCTTGCTCAGCGCCTGCTGGTCAATTCCCGATTGCTACGAGATCTCTTGCTGCACAGGGGAATTCCCGCTGGCGGTATGACCCGCACACCATGGGGTAGCGAGCTTGTCGGCCCCATCGTGCCGGTTCCGGTTTCCGACGAGCCCGCCCTGATCGAACAGTGGAATCAGCTCTACCACCGGGGGATCTTCTGTGGGATCAGCGTCTTTCCCGGGGTCCGCATGGGCAGTCCGATGCTGCGGCTGTGCGTGCAAGCGCAGCATACCGCCGCCGACCTCGAGTACGTGGCGGATGCGGTCGCCGAAACCTACTGCGCCGCATTGGAACCCACGCGGGCCTGA
- a CDS encoding oxygenase MpaB family protein: protein MRYPIRVQPRHIDDVTANGGPSGSSLLRRHLGDRRFVLTLPRAIALQVLHPAIGAALTEHAPNRLWEHKKRTVLQMIYLVYSDRDARPVIRFGHEHVKGLDGFGRRYHALHPEIFFFQHATYVEALMHSVEAFGGGLSASAREQLYAECCSWFRGYGISDRHMPETWAAFVAYFEETCATTLVRGPHADALAAQVLRPDSWLPRRLPSYAVRALLHGRAAELFEISCSAMDRRAFAAYAATVRAKAAISSPRQRYLLQTRVR from the coding sequence ATGAGATACCCGATCCGGGTGCAGCCCAGGCACATCGACGATGTGACAGCGAACGGGGGACCATCGGGAAGTTCGTTGCTGCGCCGGCACCTGGGGGATCGTCGCTTCGTGCTGACCCTGCCGCGAGCGATCGCCCTCCAGGTCCTGCATCCCGCTATCGGAGCCGCGCTGACCGAGCATGCGCCGAACCGGCTGTGGGAACACAAGAAGCGCACTGTCCTGCAGATGATTTATCTGGTTTACAGCGATCGCGACGCCCGCCCGGTCATCCGTTTCGGGCACGAGCATGTCAAAGGCCTCGATGGATTCGGGAGGCGCTATCACGCGCTACATCCGGAGATCTTCTTCTTCCAGCACGCGACTTACGTTGAGGCACTGATGCATTCGGTCGAAGCGTTCGGGGGTGGGCTGTCGGCGTCGGCGCGCGAACAGCTGTACGCGGAGTGTTGTTCGTGGTTTCGCGGCTACGGGATCTCCGACCGCCACATGCCGGAAACCTGGGCGGCATTCGTCGCCTACTTCGAGGAGACGTGTGCGACGACCCTCGTGCGCGGTCCGCACGCGGACGCGCTCGCGGCTCAGGTGCTGCGGCCGGACTCGTGGCTACCGCGGCGGTTGCCGTCGTACGCGGTGCGCGCCCTGCTGCACGGTCGTGCCGCGGAACTGTTCGAGATCAGTTGTAGCGCAATGGATCGCCGCGCCTTCGCGGCCTATGCGGCCACGGTGCGAGCGAAGGCCGCGATCTCATCGCCGCGACAGCGCTACCTGCTCCAGACGCGAGTTCGATAG
- a CDS encoding oxygenase MpaB family protein: MAAVRSAGPGAPPLPLAQVRIPIPGRHLPTKRPPRLSDALDIWGLSTAPANVAMQMARPEVGRGVLESPVESGALMVHPWKRLRTTASYLAVAILGSDDEKAAMRAAVNVAHRQVRSGPGAKVKYNAFDRDAQLWVAACLYVGFEDAYQLLNGKMSPEQAEAFYQSGAPLGTTLQVRPEMWPETRADFDTYWAEACRRVSIDEEVRAYVDDLLHLRMIHWYLRFLLGGLLRFLTAGYLPPYMRAQMGIAWSAADQRRFEHLFLFVRFVNRFLPKFIRDVGRPQMGYVRWRIRKNHALV, from the coding sequence ATGGCGGCCGTGCGGTCAGCAGGACCAGGCGCGCCGCCGTTGCCGCTCGCGCAGGTACGGATCCCCATCCCGGGGAGGCACCTACCTACCAAGCGGCCGCCGCGCTTGTCGGATGCCCTCGACATCTGGGGGCTGTCCACCGCGCCGGCGAACGTGGCAATGCAGATGGCTCGGCCCGAGGTGGGGCGCGGGGTCCTGGAGAGCCCGGTCGAGTCGGGCGCACTCATGGTGCATCCGTGGAAACGCCTGCGCACCACCGCTTCCTATCTGGCCGTAGCGATCCTGGGCTCCGATGACGAGAAAGCAGCGATGCGTGCGGCGGTGAACGTCGCGCATCGGCAGGTGCGGTCCGGACCGGGTGCGAAGGTGAAATACAACGCCTTCGACCGTGATGCGCAACTGTGGGTGGCCGCATGTCTGTACGTCGGCTTCGAGGACGCGTATCAGTTGCTGAACGGAAAGATGAGCCCCGAGCAGGCTGAGGCCTTTTATCAGTCGGGCGCACCGCTCGGCACCACCCTGCAGGTGCGCCCGGAGATGTGGCCGGAAACGCGCGCGGACTTCGATACATATTGGGCCGAAGCGTGCCGGCGCGTGAGCATAGACGAGGAAGTTCGCGCCTACGTCGACGACCTGCTGCACCTGCGGATGATCCATTGGTACCTGCGCTTTCTGCTCGGGGGGCTGCTGCGCTTCCTGACCGCTGGTTACCTGCCGCCCTATATGCGCGCGCAGATGGGTATCGCCTGGAGCGCCGCGGACCAGCGCCGTTTCGAGCACCTGTTCCTGTTCGTGCGGTTCGTCAACCGGTTCCTCCCCAAATTCATCCGGGACGTCGGCCGCCCGCAGATGGGGTACGTGCGTTGGCGGATCCGGAAGAACCATGCGCTGGTCTGA
- a CDS encoding MlaE family ABC transporter permease — MTATLEKPPTTGPAPEPSELAKITASIGGLWRRHPQRSLETLGRQVDLGREALRQLIVSMVRRRFPYQEFIKQCAFMASVSAVPTVLVAIPIAVVVSIQIGALVNQVGATTFIGAVAGLGIIRQGAPLVTSLMIAGAVGSAICADLGSRTIREEIDAMMVMGVDPVRRLVAPRLAAAVLVSMLLCGFIVFVGFATAYMFNVYAQSGTPGSFMSSFASFAVANDLAVALLKAAIFGALTAIIACDIGLHAHGGPGGVANAVNSAVVSSALMLFATNIILTQLYNTLFPTKVI; from the coding sequence ATGACTGCCACTCTAGAAAAGCCGCCAACCACCGGACCGGCTCCGGAGCCGAGCGAGCTGGCGAAAATTACGGCGAGTATCGGCGGGCTGTGGCGACGGCATCCGCAGCGATCGCTGGAGACGCTCGGCCGCCAGGTGGATCTGGGCCGGGAAGCCCTGCGCCAACTGATCGTGTCGATGGTGCGCAGGCGGTTTCCATATCAGGAGTTCATCAAGCAGTGCGCCTTCATGGCGAGTGTTTCGGCGGTGCCGACCGTACTGGTGGCGATCCCTATCGCGGTCGTGGTGTCCATCCAGATCGGCGCGCTGGTAAACCAGGTCGGCGCAACGACATTCATCGGCGCGGTGGCCGGACTCGGGATCATTCGACAAGGTGCGCCGCTGGTCACCTCACTCATGATCGCGGGAGCTGTCGGTTCGGCGATCTGCGCCGACCTGGGATCACGCACGATCCGCGAGGAAATCGACGCCATGATGGTGATGGGCGTAGATCCCGTGCGACGACTGGTCGCGCCACGCCTGGCAGCGGCCGTACTGGTCAGCATGCTGCTGTGCGGCTTCATCGTGTTCGTCGGCTTCGCGACGGCCTACATGTTCAACGTGTACGCGCAGTCGGGTACCCCAGGCTCGTTCATGTCCTCCTTCGCCTCCTTCGCAGTAGCCAATGACTTGGCGGTAGCCCTGCTGAAAGCCGCGATCTTCGGTGCTCTGACCGCGATCATCGCGTGTGATATCGGCCTGCATGCCCACGGCGGGCCCGGAGGGGTCGCGAACGCGGTGAACTCGGCGGTGGTGAGTTCGGCGCTCATGCTCTTCGCCACCAACATCATTCTCACGCAGCTGTACAACACGCTGTTTCCAACGAAGGTGATATGA
- a CDS encoding ABC transporter permease, whose product MGSSYTPPSLKPVRMVSNAVAVPVKANQQLGHMAITFFKAVGAMPYALQHYRKEFLRLTADVGWGNGSLVVGGGTVGIVIALCGFAGITVGMESYSALNLLTMSPLTGAISGFAITRELAPIIATLAFAIQAGCRFTAQLGAMRISEEVDALESLAIRPLPYLISTRMIASTLTLIPLYSVGLAVAYLATKLSVLFLGGTTSGTYDHYFFQFLVGPDVFWSLLKVVVFVMLSTFIQCYYGFTATGGPEGVGVAAGRALKSVIVVVVFADLFMTLAIWGIDPGFRISG is encoded by the coding sequence GTGGGTAGTTCTTACACTCCCCCATCGCTCAAACCCGTGCGCATGGTGAGTAACGCGGTCGCAGTGCCGGTAAAAGCCAATCAGCAGCTCGGGCACATGGCAATCACGTTCTTCAAAGCGGTGGGTGCGATGCCGTACGCACTCCAGCACTACCGCAAGGAATTCCTGCGTCTGACCGCCGATGTCGGCTGGGGCAACGGCTCATTGGTGGTGGGCGGCGGCACGGTCGGCATCGTGATAGCCCTGTGCGGCTTCGCGGGCATCACGGTGGGCATGGAGTCCTACTCCGCGCTGAACCTGCTCACGATGAGTCCGCTTACCGGCGCGATCTCCGGCTTCGCCATCACCCGGGAACTGGCGCCGATCATCGCCACCCTGGCATTCGCCATTCAGGCTGGATGCCGGTTCACCGCGCAGCTGGGCGCCATGCGGATCTCCGAGGAGGTCGACGCACTGGAATCACTTGCCATCAGGCCACTTCCGTATCTGATCAGCACCCGCATGATCGCCTCCACGCTGACTCTCATCCCGCTCTACAGCGTCGGGCTGGCCGTCGCCTACCTCGCCACCAAACTGTCGGTCCTGTTCCTCGGCGGCACCACTTCCGGTACCTACGACCATTACTTCTTCCAGTTCCTCGTCGGGCCGGACGTGTTCTGGTCGCTACTCAAAGTCGTTGTCTTCGTGATGCTTTCGACTTTCATCCAGTGCTACTACGGCTTCACCGCCACCGGCGGCCCCGAGGGCGTCGGAGTCGCGGCCGGGCGGGCCCTCAAGTCGGTCATCGTCGTCGTGGTCTTCGCCGATTTGTTCATGACTCTTGCGATCTGGGGCATCGATCCCGGATTCCGGATCTCTGGTTAG